The following proteins are co-located in the Camelina sativa cultivar DH55 chromosome 12, Cs, whole genome shotgun sequence genome:
- the LOC104733555 gene encoding glutathione S-transferase T3-like encodes MGTNGLMEVRVESHIDDIALRLHESISSVPKLLQSVNQSTQNLEYTHCESPCSEAPSEPASPLENRKSRNVWLPSDDVMLVSAWLNTSKDPIRSNEQRRGAFWERIADYYAECPNAEGRPKREARHCKQRWGGINDFVCKFVGCFEAATREKSSGQNEDDKWCASTSSKVNGVKRGRVVGEDVSAQPVVDVKDEPQPRPPGVKAAKAAKGKAKPAVEEDGKAFLEFQLERVTRMYDMKQADFALKEKEFAMKKEHSLHVMFEALIAKKDSLIETEKALKEKLINDLMSSG; translated from the exons ATGGGGACAAATGGATTGATGGAA GTAAGAGTCGAGTCTCACATTGATGatattgcttt ACGACTCCATGAATCCATATCGTCCGTCCCAAAGCTTCTTCAATCTGTTAACCAGTCAACCCAAAACCTCGAATACACTCATTGTGAGAGTCCATGTTCGGAGGCTCCATCTGAACCTGCATCTCCTCTAGAAAACCGGAAGTCAAGGAATGTATGGTTACCTTCTGATGATGTCATGCTTGTTAGCGCATGGCTCAACACTAGCAAGGATCCGATCAGATCCAATGAGCAAAGACGTGGAGCATTTTGGGAGAGGATTGCGGATTACTATGCGGAATGTCCGAATGCTGAAGGTCGGCCAAAAAGAGAGGCTCGTCATTGTAAACAGAGGTGGGGGGGGATAAACGACTTTGTCTGCAAGTTTGTTGGTTGTTTCGAAGCTGCAACAAGGGAGAAGTCTAGTGGACAAAACGAAGATGAT aaatGGTGTGCTAGCACATCATCTAAAGTTAATGGAGTGAAAAGGGGAAGGGTGGTGGGTGAGGATGTGTCCGCACAACCTGTGGTTGATGTCAAAGATGAACCACAGCCCCGTCCTCCTGGTGTTAAGGCTGCAAAGGCTGCAAAGGGGAAGGCTAAACCGGCTGTGGAGGAGGATGGAAAAGCTTTCTTGGAGTTTCAGCTGGAACGTGTTACGCGGATGTATGACATGAAGCAAGCGGATTTTGCTTTGAAGGAGAAGGAGTTCGCTATGAAAAAGGAACATAGCTTACATGTGATGTTTGAAGCTCTCATTGCTAAAAAGGATTCACTTATTGAAACTGAAAAAGCCCTTAAGGAAAAACTAATTAATGATTTGATGTCATCGGGTTGA